The Brenneria rubrifaciens genome has a window encoding:
- a CDS encoding phage major tail tube protein, with the protein MSVPKKLRLFTCYVDGDNHIGKIPSVTLPKITRKTEDFQGGGMIGAVAVDLGLDSGALDASMQVGGFEEQLILKYGGDIDELKLRFVGEFYTGGTSSIVEVEMRGRITEIDPGESKQGDDTNHTYAIKNTYYKLSIDDQPLLEFDLLNFIYKRNGQNLYPDRVRSALGLGG; encoded by the coding sequence ATGTCCGTACCTAAAAAGCTCCGCCTGTTTACGTGCTACGTGGACGGCGACAACCATATCGGGAAGATCCCCAGCGTAACGCTACCTAAAATCACCCGCAAAACGGAAGATTTTCAAGGCGGCGGAATGATTGGCGCCGTTGCTGTTGATCTCGGCCTGGACTCCGGCGCGCTCGATGCGTCAATGCAGGTCGGCGGCTTTGAGGAACAACTGATCCTGAAATATGGCGGCGACATTGACGAACTGAAATTGCGCTTTGTCGGTGAGTTTTACACCGGCGGCACCAGTTCCATCGTTGAAGTTGAGATGCGCGGACGGATCACGGAAATCGACCCCGGCGAATCAAAACAGGGTGATGACACCAATCACACTTACGCCATCAAAAACACGTATTACAAACTGTCTATTGATGATCAGCCATTGCTTGAATTTGATTTACTCAATTTCATTTACAAGCGAAACGGTCAAAACCTGTACCCCGACCGCGTTCGCTCCGCGCTGGGGCTGGGCGGTTAA
- a CDS encoding phage late control D family protein: protein MAFSNLTDIQQTLKSGLSDLDNALTEAVKVPGFNITMGGETLLLLDERLISLSMTDNRGFDADQLTISVDDADGRIDLPPRGAELSVSLGWKGEALVHKGIFVVDEVAHTGPPDAIEITARSADFRDEFNVKREVSWHDVTVERVVSAIAHRYSLKPLISAQLMDLEIDHADQTQESDMSFLTRMAEMLGAIATIKNGCLLFILPGGGVSASGKPLPAAEITRSSGDRHSFRIADRDAYTGVRAYWLDLNFGKKKKVSVKKRTAKKKQEKSSSREGDYMEGEDGNVYVLRKTYQNETAANRAAAAKWQQLQRGAAQFSITLARGRADLYPEVPVSVRGFKSDIDNQEWIISRIEHVIDGSGFTSRLELEAKIADWIAESD from the coding sequence ATGGCATTCAGTAATTTGACGGATATTCAGCAAACGCTGAAATCGGGGCTTTCAGATCTTGATAACGCACTGACGGAAGCCGTTAAGGTTCCAGGCTTTAACATCACAATGGGCGGGGAAACGCTGCTGTTGCTTGATGAACGACTGATTTCGCTTTCAATGACAGATAACCGGGGCTTTGATGCCGACCAGTTAACAATTTCCGTTGATGATGCGGACGGACGCATTGACCTGCCGCCGCGTGGCGCCGAATTATCCGTGTCGCTGGGATGGAAGGGTGAAGCGCTGGTTCACAAAGGCATTTTTGTTGTTGATGAGGTCGCACACACAGGGCCACCGGACGCCATCGAGATCACCGCCCGAAGCGCCGACTTTCGTGACGAATTTAACGTCAAGCGCGAAGTGTCTTGGCATGACGTAACGGTTGAGCGTGTAGTATCGGCAATCGCCCATCGATACAGCCTAAAGCCCTTAATCAGTGCGCAACTGATGGATCTGGAAATTGACCATGCAGATCAAACCCAAGAAAGCGATATGTCGTTTTTAACCCGCATGGCGGAAATGCTGGGCGCTATCGCCACGATTAAAAACGGATGTTTGTTGTTTATCCTGCCCGGCGGCGGCGTCAGTGCATCCGGTAAGCCCTTACCAGCGGCTGAAATCACCCGTTCCAGCGGCGACCGGCACAGTTTCCGCATTGCAGATCGTGATGCCTATACCGGCGTGCGCGCTTACTGGCTGGATCTGAACTTCGGGAAAAAGAAAAAGGTCAGCGTAAAAAAACGGACAGCAAAAAAGAAACAGGAAAAAAGCAGCAGCCGCGAAGGTGATTATATGGAAGGTGAAGACGGGAATGTCTACGTGCTGCGCAAAACCTATCAGAATGAAACGGCGGCGAATCGTGCTGCGGCAGCGAAATGGCAACAACTCCAACGCGGCGCGGCGCAATTCTCGATCACCCTAGCGCGTGGCCGTGCTGACCTTTACCCGGAAGTGCCGGTTTCAGTCAGAGGATTTAAATCAGACATTGATAATCAGGAATGGATAATATCACGTATAGAACATGTCATTGATGGGAGCGGTTTTACTTCCCGTCTGGAACTGGAGGCAAAGATTGCTGACTGGATAGCAGAAAGTGACTAG
- a CDS encoding phage tail protein — protein MMMVFGMFVFALKTVPYQQLQQSQQWRHVKNDRINRSASWQYIGSGESQITLSGVLYPEITGGNLSLSALTTMGYMGRPWPLIEGSGKIYGMYVLTGLQRTGAEFDRYGNAKKIEFSISLQRVDEDYRERLQSQSFSDMLTNIRSSATEAYNAVNASAGGLLS, from the coding sequence ATGATGATGGTATTCGGTATGTTTGTTTTTGCCCTCAAAACCGTACCTTATCAGCAATTGCAGCAGTCCCAGCAGTGGCGCCATGTCAAGAATGATCGCATTAACCGATCGGCAAGTTGGCAATATATCGGCTCCGGGGAATCTCAGATCACGCTGAGCGGCGTTCTCTACCCGGAAATCACCGGTGGTAATCTTTCGCTCTCCGCGCTAACGACGATGGGATATATGGGGCGTCCCTGGCCGCTGATTGAAGGGAGCGGAAAGATCTACGGGATGTATGTTTTAACCGGCTTGCAGCGTACCGGGGCGGAGTTTGACCGGTACGGCAATGCGAAAAAAATAGAGTTTTCCATCAGCCTGCAACGGGTTGACGAAGATTATCGCGAACGGCTGCAATCACAGTCATTCAGCGACATGCTGACCAATATCCGCAGCAGCGCAACGGAAGCATATAATGCGGTTAATGCTTCGGCCGGTGGGCTGCTTTCCTGA
- a CDS encoding phage tail sheath subtilisin-like domain-containing protein: MTDNFFHGVRVRENTDLVTAINDIDSTVIGIVAVANDADPDTFPLNTPVLITRVNNVLGKAGMTGSLYKSLRAISDQCSPKVIVVRVAQAVEGEDNPTQSQLVIGGTAADGSYTGIYAFLTAEQKTGYRPRILAVPDHDTIEVATQLCVIAQKLRAFVYAHCHGCETIAEAKAYRTTLNYREVMTIWPNFIAYNPLTGQNEEFPATAYACGLRALIDNTQGWHKSLSNVAVNNVLGIAKDVFWALQAEDSDANELNANEITTLIKRDGFRFWGNRTTDPDKEYIFEVYTRTAQILADSIAEAQFTTVDKPMTPGNVKDVVSGIDAKLQALVTAGKLIGAACWFDIEDNPTTGLRQGKCIVRYNYTPVPPLEDLSLYQTFTDQYFETAFSSLGGA, translated from the coding sequence ATGACCGACAATTTTTTCCACGGCGTTCGCGTCCGGGAAAACACCGATCTGGTAACAGCCATCAATGACATTGACTCGACAGTCATTGGTATCGTGGCGGTTGCGAACGATGCAGACCCGGATACGTTTCCGTTAAATACTCCCGTACTTATCACCCGCGTTAACAATGTGTTGGGTAAGGCCGGCATGACCGGATCGCTTTATAAAAGCCTGAGAGCGATTTCTGACCAGTGCAGCCCTAAAGTTATTGTGGTGCGAGTGGCTCAGGCTGTTGAAGGGGAAGACAATCCGACGCAATCACAGCTTGTGATTGGCGGCACTGCTGCTGATGGTAGCTATACCGGCATATATGCGTTTTTAACGGCAGAACAGAAAACCGGCTATCGCCCGCGTATTCTGGCCGTTCCCGACCACGACACGATCGAGGTTGCTACACAACTTTGCGTTATCGCGCAGAAACTGCGGGCATTCGTTTACGCGCACTGTCACGGCTGCGAAACCATTGCGGAAGCGAAGGCATACCGCACCACACTGAACTATCGCGAAGTGATGACAATCTGGCCCAACTTCATCGCGTACAACCCGTTGACCGGGCAAAACGAAGAATTCCCGGCCACGGCCTATGCCTGCGGTCTGCGGGCGCTGATCGATAACACCCAGGGTTGGCACAAATCCTTGTCCAACGTTGCTGTTAACAATGTGCTGGGGATTGCAAAAGATGTGTTCTGGGCGTTGCAGGCGGAAGACAGCGACGCCAACGAACTCAACGCTAACGAGATCACCACGCTGATTAAACGCGACGGGTTCCGATTCTGGGGCAACCGTACCACTGATCCCGATAAAGAATACATCTTTGAGGTGTACACCCGCACCGCGCAGATCCTGGCTGACAGTATCGCAGAGGCGCAATTTACCACTGTCGATAAACCCATGACGCCAGGCAACGTCAAGGACGTGGTCAGCGGCATTGACGCCAAATTACAGGCGCTGGTGACCGCCGGGAAACTGATCGGCGCGGCCTGCTGGTTCGATATCGAGGACAACCCGACGACCGGGTTACGGCAAGGCAAGTGTATTGTGCGTTACAACTATACGCCCGTGCCGCCGCTGGAAGATCTGAGTCTCTACCAGACGTTCACCGATCAGTATTTTGAAACAGCTTTTTCTTCATTAGGGGGCGCGTAA
- a CDS encoding ogr/Delta-like zinc finger family protein codes for MFICPHCGAVARTRTSRQLSEMTVRQYHQCQNLECSITFTTLNSVERLVTARTKCEDVPPDFVPKDAFPSSHYGRDQLNLNL; via the coding sequence ATGTTTATTTGCCCTCACTGCGGCGCAGTCGCCCGCACACGTACCAGCCGCCAGCTAAGTGAAATGACCGTGCGTCAGTATCATCAATGTCAAAATCTGGAATGTAGCATCACATTTACGACGCTTAACAGCGTTGAACGCCTGGTTACAGCCCGCACCAAATGCGAGGATGTGCCACCGGACTTTGTACCGAAAGACGCATTTCCCTCATCACACTATGGCCGTGATCAGCTTAATTTAAACCTGTAG
- a CDS encoding GPW/gp25 family protein produces the protein MSTRYTGMNPDGLGTLTDSDHLWQSARDILTTPIGSRVMRRDFGSIVPDLIDAPQNEVTRLQLMSATVIALTRWEPRIALNVIDIVYSASGKVEANLTGLITETMELSSGSITIKGGDSGNG, from the coding sequence ATGAGCACGCGCTATACGGGCATGAACCCAGACGGGCTGGGAACGCTGACAGACAGCGATCATCTGTGGCAGTCCGCGCGCGACATACTGACTACGCCGATCGGCTCCAGAGTGATGCGCCGTGATTTTGGGTCGATCGTGCCTGATTTGATTGATGCCCCACAAAACGAGGTAACACGCCTGCAACTGATGAGCGCAACAGTGATTGCGTTAACGCGCTGGGAGCCGAGGATTGCGCTGAACGTGATAGATATTGTCTATTCCGCATCCGGCAAAGTAGAAGCGAATTTAACCGGGCTGATTACTGAAACGATGGAATTAAGCAGCGGATCAATAACGATAAAAGGGGGCGACAGTGGCAACGGTTGA
- a CDS encoding phage tail tape measure protein: MKSLDIRVAFSAIDKFTRPVNAARNSTGGLSESIKKTQAAIKSLESQSTSFQKLRNSTNDTAQKLNRAQREAAGLSQRLNETGTLSEAQRAKLDGLRTKITKLTTAYSAQTAKLREGVQALRQHGITLTSGSGAIQSAIRRTEQYSQSLERERRQLAAVTQARARYDKMQQTAGNLRSSGTGVALGAAGAGYAGGRFLAPAVGFDEEMSRVQALTRLDKGDQQMGALRAQAKKLGAETAFSTRDAASGQAFLAMAGFTPQSIQDALPGVLNMALAGGMDLGESADIGSNVLSQFALDASQMDRVSDTLTAAFTRTNTDLRNLGDTMKYAGPVASKLGISLEDAAAMAGMLANNGIRGSDAGTAMRASLSRLASPPKAAANALKELGVSVADAQGKMRPMQDVLGDLYKATKKYGDVDQVSFFKDIAGEEAFVGLQTLVQAAGSGALGKLASEMKNASGEAAAAAKTMADNLSGDLKELDSAWEGFRIQIEETIDGPLRLLTQSLSSVINSMMEWAKENPELTQTLLLVGGGALALTAAIGVTSLAIGILMGPLAKLQLGFTLLTGGRGIGGTIAMFRTLGGVAGSSMARIGGWSQVMKSLAAGFGRLPGLLMPLRGMLLAVFTSPLSSLVSLAKGIGLLLLRLTGLPALWGLISGAVSVLGGALSLLLSPIGLIGAAFVAAGLLIWRFWEPIKAFFSGFFSGVMQALQPLRDTFASLSPVFDAIGAAVSRVWDWFKQLFTPIESSRESLEKCTSAGETFGRVLGTALNVLLWPLQKLMEGIGWVLEKLDLIPSGLEAARLKAESLKKDPVMWEWDEKQGKMVKKRWDWSPKGASSNPPVITTPPQPLTGETGTQRRLQKISDNTSGLLDETKKQIGPGDIVFKNLPRAFAVQGAWQETRVAAQKVPRVISQQMQDITTQPIRQAQTAPVSASPSAAPSFSLVFNDVGKQDPRELAQLVEQKIRQILNERERNQRGSFRDAD, encoded by the coding sequence ATGAAGAGCCTTGATATCCGTGTCGCATTCAGCGCCATCGATAAATTTACCCGCCCAGTCAATGCCGCCCGCAACAGCACGGGCGGTCTTTCTGAATCCATCAAAAAAACGCAGGCCGCGATCAAAAGCCTGGAATCCCAAAGCACCTCTTTTCAGAAGCTGCGCAACAGCACCAACGACACCGCACAAAAACTGAACCGGGCGCAGCGCGAAGCAGCAGGGCTGAGCCAGCGGCTGAATGAAACCGGCACATTGTCAGAGGCGCAGCGGGCCAAACTCGATGGTCTGAGAACAAAGATCACCAAGCTGACCACTGCCTACAGCGCACAGACCGCCAAACTCCGGGAAGGTGTGCAGGCATTGCGCCAGCACGGGATCACGCTGACCAGCGGCAGCGGGGCGATACAAAGCGCTATCCGACGCACAGAACAATACAGCCAATCACTTGAACGAGAGCGGCGCCAGCTTGCCGCTGTCACTCAGGCGCGCGCCCGTTATGACAAGATGCAGCAGACCGCAGGCAATTTACGTAGTTCAGGCACCGGAGTCGCATTGGGCGCGGCTGGCGCGGGGTATGCCGGAGGGCGCTTTCTGGCACCTGCCGTGGGTTTTGATGAGGAAATGTCACGCGTTCAGGCGCTAACCCGGCTGGATAAAGGCGATCAGCAAATGGGCGCATTGCGCGCTCAGGCGAAGAAACTTGGCGCTGAGACAGCATTTAGCACGCGCGACGCCGCCAGCGGCCAGGCTTTTTTAGCAATGGCGGGTTTTACGCCGCAATCTATTCAAGACGCCTTACCAGGCGTTCTTAATATGGCGCTGGCTGGCGGTATGGATCTGGGCGAATCCGCTGATATTGGTTCTAACGTCCTCTCTCAGTTTGCGCTGGATGCCAGTCAAATGGATCGCGTCAGTGACACCCTGACCGCCGCATTCACCCGCACCAACACTGATTTACGCAACCTGGGCGATACGATGAAGTATGCCGGGCCTGTTGCATCCAAGCTAGGTATCAGCCTTGAAGATGCGGCGGCAATGGCCGGTATGCTGGCTAATAATGGCATTCGGGGCAGCGATGCAGGTACAGCAATGCGCGCCAGTCTTTCCCGTTTGGCATCACCCCCCAAAGCAGCCGCTAACGCGTTGAAAGAGCTTGGCGTATCTGTCGCTGACGCTCAGGGCAAAATGCGCCCAATGCAGGATGTATTGGGTGATTTGTATAAAGCCACAAAAAAATACGGAGACGTCGATCAGGTATCGTTCTTTAAAGATATTGCGGGAGAAGAGGCATTTGTAGGCCTGCAAACGTTAGTCCAAGCGGCGGGCAGTGGCGCATTAGGAAAACTTGCCAGCGAAATGAAAAACGCCAGCGGTGAAGCAGCAGCCGCTGCTAAAACAATGGCCGACAATCTTAGCGGTGATCTGAAAGAACTGGATAGCGCATGGGAAGGGTTTCGCATACAGATTGAAGAGACTATCGACGGCCCATTGCGCCTACTCACACAAAGCCTCAGTAGCGTCATCAATAGCATGATGGAATGGGCTAAAGAAAACCCCGAACTTACGCAGACATTACTACTTGTTGGCGGCGGCGCCCTGGCTCTTACTGCCGCAATTGGCGTGACCTCCCTTGCTATAGGGATACTGATGGGGCCATTGGCTAAACTGCAACTTGGTTTCACTCTGTTGACTGGCGGGCGAGGCATCGGCGGCACGATCGCCATGTTCCGCACGCTCGGCGGCGTGGCGGGCAGTTCTATGGCGCGGATCGGCGGCTGGTCGCAGGTGATGAAGTCGCTGGCCGCAGGATTTGGCCGTCTGCCGGGATTGCTCATGCCGTTGCGCGGAATGTTGCTTGCTGTATTTACCTCGCCGTTATCGTCGCTCGTCTCCCTGGCGAAAGGCATTGGTCTGTTACTGCTAAGACTCACCGGCCTGCCTGCATTATGGGGGCTGATTAGTGGCGCGGTATCTGTTCTGGGTGGGGCATTATCATTGCTACTTAGCCCCATTGGTCTGATTGGCGCGGCCTTTGTTGCGGCTGGCTTGCTTATCTGGCGATTCTGGGAACCGATTAAGGCATTTTTCAGCGGGTTCTTTTCCGGGGTGATGCAGGCGCTGCAACCACTCCGCGACACTTTCGCTTCTCTATCACCTGTTTTTGATGCCATCGGCGCAGCCGTTTCCCGCGTCTGGGATTGGTTTAAGCAACTCTTTACCCCGATAGAGTCTTCCCGCGAATCACTGGAAAAATGCACCAGCGCCGGGGAAACTTTCGGGCGCGTGCTGGGTACGGCGCTTAATGTGCTTCTCTGGCCGCTGCAAAAACTGATGGAGGGTATCGGCTGGGTACTGGAAAAACTCGATCTTATCCCTTCCGGGCTGGAAGCTGCGCGCCTTAAAGCTGAAAGCCTCAAGAAAGATCCCGTCATGTGGGAATGGGACGAAAAACAAGGGAAGATGGTTAAAAAGAGATGGGATTGGTCGCCCAAAGGTGCCAGCAGCAATCCTCCTGTGATTACAACCCCGCCGCAGCCATTGACAGGGGAAACAGGCACCCAGCGGAGACTACAGAAAATCTCTGACAATACCAGCGGATTACTGGATGAAACCAAAAAACAGATAGGGCCGGGGGATATCGTTTTTAAAAACCTTCCCCGCGCTTTTGCCGTGCAAGGCGCCTGGCAGGAAACACGTGTCGCTGCGCAGAAAGTCCCGCGCGTTATTTCTCAGCAGATGCAGGACATTACTACGCAACCTATCCGGCAGGCCCAAACCGCGCCTGTGTCTGCATCACCCAGCGCGGCGCCATCGTTCAGCCTGGTATTTAACGATGTTGGCAAACAAGATCCGCGCGAACTGGCACAGCTTGTTGAACAGAAAATAAGGCAAATCCTCAACGAAAGAGAACGCAATCAGCGCGGTTCATTCCGTGATGCGGATTAA
- a CDS encoding phage tail protein I — MSNSLLPPSASGFMRNVATGASRLSRLPVDLNTLWNADKCPLELLPYLAWALSVDRWDKRWSEQTKRQVIKAAWLVHRQKGTIAAIRRAIEPFGYLVRVAEWFQYGGEPGTFQIDVGVNEQGITNEVYWEIERLIDQTRPCSRHLTALSINLDVNGVISAAAVGYLGDELTVYPYMPEVISATGHSAAGAGIHIIDNMSVTA; from the coding sequence ATGAGTAATAGCCTGCTGCCGCCTTCTGCCAGCGGTTTTATGCGCAATGTGGCGACGGGTGCCAGCCGCCTTAGCCGTCTGCCAGTCGATCTCAATACGTTATGGAACGCGGATAAATGTCCGCTCGAACTGCTGCCCTATCTGGCCTGGGCGCTGTCAGTTGATCGCTGGGACAAACGCTGGTCGGAGCAAACCAAACGCCAGGTAATTAAGGCGGCATGGCTGGTACACCGTCAAAAGGGAACTATCGCCGCCATACGGCGTGCAATCGAGCCGTTTGGCTATCTCGTTCGTGTTGCTGAGTGGTTTCAGTATGGCGGTGAACCCGGCACGTTTCAGATTGATGTCGGTGTTAACGAGCAGGGTATTACAAATGAGGTTTATTGGGAAATTGAGCGGCTTATAGACCAAACCCGTCCATGTTCCCGGCATCTTACCGCGCTATCCATCAACCTTGACGTTAACGGTGTGATATCTGCTGCTGCGGTGGGTTATCTGGGTGATGAGCTTACTGTTTACCCATACATGCCGGAAGTTATCAGCGCTACCGGACACAGCGCAGCCGGGGCAGGCATTCACATTATCGACAATATGAGCGTAACCGCATGA
- a CDS encoding HupE/UreJ family protein, whose translation MSINVKRALVLVVTLFPILVFAHTGNDGGTHHVLGFAEGFSHPLTGLDHLFAMTLVGVWSAMNTRKWWVAPVLFTSLLLVGALIGMAGVAILAAEHIVAASLLGVGLMVAMQLKLRSAAGALSIGAFAIFHGLAHGAELSPSAAVLSGMVIATALLHLLGLGMGYLLIASKSTIWWPRLIGGCSCVLGLGLLGSLI comes from the coding sequence ATGAGCATAAATGTCAAACGTGCGTTGGTATTGGTAGTGACTTTGTTTCCGATACTGGTGTTCGCTCACACCGGAAATGACGGCGGCACGCACCATGTGCTTGGCTTTGCGGAAGGGTTCAGCCATCCTCTCACCGGCTTGGATCACCTGTTTGCGATGACGCTGGTCGGGGTATGGAGTGCGATGAATACTCGCAAGTGGTGGGTGGCTCCGGTGTTGTTTACGTCCCTGTTGTTAGTCGGGGCGCTGATCGGTATGGCGGGAGTTGCTATTCTTGCCGCGGAGCATATCGTTGCGGCATCGTTACTGGGTGTCGGTCTGATGGTGGCGATGCAGTTGAAGCTGCGGTCTGCCGCGGGCGCACTGAGTATCGGCGCCTTTGCGATATTTCATGGCCTGGCTCATGGCGCCGAGCTCTCCCCTTCGGCGGCGGTATTATCAGGGATGGTAATTGCAACCGCACTGCTGCACCTATTGGGGCTGGGTATGGGATATCTGCTGATCGCTTCAAAATCGACGATATGGTGGCCGCGTCTGATCGGGGGCTGTTCCTGCGTACTGGGCCTTGGTTTACTGGGTAGTTTGATTTAG
- a CDS encoding baseplate assembly protein has translation MATVDLSQLPQPQIIETLDFEAILLDVKAVMIAAFPDDQQASVTAALALESEPLNQLAQVITYRELMLRQRINDGAAACMLSHAVSGDLDNLAANLNTERLVITEDTETADAIMESDEAFRLRAQAAFEGLSVAGPTAAYEYFAKSANGKVKDAKATSPSPAAVVVSVLSSEGNGGASTELLATVEAALSAEDKRPVGDRLTVQSAEIVSYQINALLYLYPGPESEPIHNAAQKALESWISEQGKIGRDVVRSAIMAALHVQGVQRVELLEPVADIVISDTQAGYCEAFTIEDGGTDE, from the coding sequence GTGGCAACGGTTGATTTATCGCAGTTACCCCAGCCGCAGATCATCGAGACGCTGGATTTTGAAGCGATTTTGTTGGACGTAAAAGCAGTTATGATCGCCGCCTTCCCCGACGATCAGCAGGCGTCCGTGACTGCCGCGCTTGCGTTGGAGTCTGAGCCGTTAAACCAACTAGCGCAGGTCATCACGTATCGCGAATTGATGTTGCGGCAGCGGATTAATGACGGTGCCGCAGCTTGCATGCTAAGTCATGCGGTTTCCGGCGATCTGGATAACCTAGCGGCAAATCTGAACACGGAGCGGTTAGTCATTACGGAAGACACAGAAACGGCTGACGCCATCATGGAGAGTGATGAGGCGTTTCGCCTGCGCGCACAAGCGGCATTTGAAGGGCTTAGCGTGGCCGGGCCAACGGCGGCATATGAGTATTTTGCTAAGAGTGCGAACGGAAAAGTCAAAGACGCTAAAGCGACCAGCCCGTCACCGGCTGCGGTGGTTGTGTCGGTGCTTTCTTCCGAGGGGAACGGCGGCGCATCTACTGAATTGCTGGCTACCGTTGAAGCGGCACTTTCTGCCGAGGATAAGCGACCGGTCGGTGACCGATTGACCGTGCAGAGCGCGGAGATCGTCAGTTATCAGATTAACGCCCTGCTTTATCTTTACCCCGGCCCGGAATCAGAGCCGATACACAATGCGGCACAAAAGGCGCTGGAATCGTGGATCAGTGAGCAAGGGAAAATTGGGCGTGATGTGGTTCGCTCGGCAATCATGGCGGCGCTGCATGTGCAGGGTGTGCAGCGTGTTGAACTGCTGGAGCCTGTGGCGGATATCGTTATCAGCGATACCCAGGCGGGATACTGCGAAGCCTTCACCATAGAAGACGGGGGTACGGATGAGTAA
- a CDS encoding phage tail assembly protein codes for MTVSKITLSVPIKRKGSEITQIEITPAIKQAGSLRGLRLGDVINLDFDAVSTLLTRVTAPALTLPEIASLPTSDFVRLNEVLVPFLAPQAPAEQSEAETEDQ; via the coding sequence ATGACTGTAAGCAAAATCACGCTTTCGGTGCCCATCAAGCGCAAGGGCAGCGAAATCACGCAGATTGAAATCACCCCGGCAATTAAGCAGGCCGGATCGCTGCGCGGGTTGCGGCTGGGTGACGTCATTAACCTGGACTTTGACGCCGTGTCAACGCTGCTAACCCGCGTCACTGCGCCAGCGCTTACCCTGCCCGAAATCGCCAGCCTGCCGACTTCCGATTTTGTTCGACTGAATGAGGTGTTAGTTCCTTTTTTAGCTCCGCAGGCGCCTGCCGAACAGAGCGAGGCGGAGACGGAGGATCAGTAA
- a CDS encoding GpE family phage tail protein → MELCELIAWRERAAIRSGANKDEEP, encoded by the coding sequence ATGGAGCTTTGCGAGCTGATAGCCTGGCGTGAGCGGGCGGCTATCAGAAGTGGAGCCAATAAGGATGAAGAGCCTTGA
- a CDS encoding DUF2971 domain-containing protein, translated as MEIIGDLDSSTELQRYMSFPKFIDLIDRNKIFLSKASCFEDKLEGCLTFESDLLRSGDAMLYDIAVSFSMPTVRKLTEEEKEQNDKLREDASLAYDNRVHHTVFGDIPDKEMSHEVIYNKYNEWIDVSCWHSNEHESMAMWKIYGGDDCAVCIVTDLERLINSIVESSDYKLIIAKIAYISHQNDSFTYDHILSQYMHKAHFYSYENEVRILGYNPSTDIRGERMSFGTDIDINLSTLIKEIRVSPTAPNWFFNVVKSLCDKYSLNVKVNRSEIY; from the coding sequence ATGGAAATTATCGGCGATTTAGATAGCTCTACCGAACTGCAAAGATATATGAGTTTCCCCAAATTCATTGACTTAATTGATAGAAATAAAATTTTCTTGTCTAAGGCGTCTTGTTTTGAAGATAAATTAGAAGGATGTCTAACATTTGAATCAGATTTATTAAGGAGTGGGGATGCTATGCTGTACGATATAGCAGTGAGTTTTTCGATGCCCACAGTAAGAAAGTTGACAGAAGAAGAAAAAGAACAAAATGATAAACTACGTGAAGATGCATCGTTAGCATATGATAATAGAGTGCATCATACTGTGTTTGGTGATATCCCTGATAAGGAAATGAGTCATGAGGTAATTTATAATAAATATAATGAATGGATTGATGTTAGTTGCTGGCATTCCAATGAGCATGAAAGCATGGCGATGTGGAAAATATACGGTGGTGATGATTGCGCAGTTTGTATAGTTACTGACTTAGAGCGACTGATAAACAGTATTGTTGAGTCATCCGACTATAAATTAATAATTGCTAAAATCGCATATATCTCTCATCAGAATGATTCTTTCACATATGACCATATTCTTTCACAATATATGCATAAAGCCCATTTTTATTCTTACGAAAATGAAGTCAGGATATTAGGATATAATCCTTCAACAGATATTAGAGGTGAAAGAATGAGTTTTGGCACAGATATTGACATCAACCTTTCCACTTTAATCAAGGAGATTAGGGTGTCACCAACAGCGCCGAATTGGTTCTTTAACGTTGTTAAATCTTTGTGTGATAAATACTCATTGAATGTAAAGGTCAACAGATCAGAAATTTATTAA